The Castanea sativa cultivar Marrone di Chiusa Pesio chromosome 11, ASM4071231v1 genome contains a region encoding:
- the LOC142615072 gene encoding putative disease resistance protein RGA1: protein MAEGMLLAVAQKIIEDLGSWAFKEVASLWNVEAELENIKNTVSTIQAVLRDAAEQQTHSHQVKDWLEKLKDAVYEADDLLGEFYTEANTEALRQGGMSENIAKKVRGFFSTSNPLVFRQEMSGKINAMKQKLNAIAEDRKLFHLKEYHAEPHVSMDREETHSFVLDEKVIGREDDKEAIIKLLLEPNDEENVSIISIVGIGGLGKTTLAQFVYNDKNIKEHFELKMWICISNVFDVKMIIQKIISATGMEPVDHSMDKLQDQLRKIINQKKYLLVLDDVWNENPHKWDNLKDLLVGGAKGSKIVITTRARLVAEITCPASIYILKGLDEEQSWLLLKQIAFRRGQGTNNPRLEEIGKEIVRKCQGVPLAIKSIGNVLRLEKTEHKWSYVKNNILEIASQQENDIFPILKLSYDHLPSHLKSCFAFCSLFPKDYEIDKMTLVQLWIAQGFIRPSNKNQELEDVADEYFKDLLWRSFFEEVTVFGKLKYKMHDLIHDLAQLVAGAECTIISLHGNNFDEKTFHVSLPFYIDSSFIETSGLLVRAEKLRTCLLTFEQGRLDESKLNELILSCRRLRVLGLCGVHIERVSDSIEKLIHLTYLDFSKNHGIETLPNAISRLWKLQTLKVNDCQNLRELPRDIRFLDGLRHLENSNCRRLSHMPNGLGQMTCLQTLSLFVVRDNQASSSGPISSGLDELNSLNSLKGELQISNLRYLEDVYSEPSAANLRAKQYLERLTLLWHASRLYFCSDDDNDSDEKLLEGLQPHQNLKFLSVRGYGGVRFSSWLSLLTNLVDLSIAGCKRCQQLPRLSQLHSLERLSLEYMEVLEYISDGDINEEVPTSSFFPSLKSIYIFHCPNLKGWWRSTSTTDHRQHPHHQSLPSFHHLSVLNIQFCPNLTSLPPFPYLEERLYLCQVSLKALQPTIAMTSSLPSSSSFLSSPFSKLKSLSLSSIKDTEALPDDWMSNLSSLKHLYIQGGPKLKSLSLAVPHLTSLESLEILDCELFDSISDMGDDGTEWQHLKCLSSLRYGSVPNLKSIPSGLQHVTALRRLEISGCPNLTIFPELTSVVYLRISYSPNLTSIPDGISNLTSLEELCIFNCPNLKSLPDEMVSLMSLQKLSIAHCPDLAERCEKGIGEDWFKIAHVPVLKIRNR, encoded by the coding sequence ATGGCCGAAGGAATGCTCCTTGCCGTTGCACAAAAAATCATTGAAGATTTGGGCTCTTGGGCTTTCAAAGAGGTCGCATCGCTTTGGAATGTCGAAGCTGAGCTTGAAAACATCAAGAACACCGTTTCCACTATTCAAGCTGTACTTCGGGATGCAGCAGAGCAGCAGACTCATAGCCATCAAGTCAAGGACTGGCTCGAAAAGCTCAAGGACGCAGTTTATGAAGCAGATGACTTGTTGGGTGAGTTCTACACTGAAGCCAACACTGAAGCCTTACGACAAGGAGGGATGAGTGAGAATATTGCAAAAAAGGTACGCGGTTTCTTTTCAACTTCAAACCCACTTGTTTTTCGTCAAGAGATGAGTGGTAAAATAAATGCGATGAAGCAGAAACTAAATGCAATAGCGGAAGATAGGAAACTGTTTCACTTGAAAGAATACCATGCAGAGCCACATGTGAGTATGGATAGGGAAGAGACTCACTCATTTGTACTTGATGAAAAAGTTATTGGGAGAGAAGATGATAAAGAGGCCATCATAAAACTGTTATTGGAGCCTAATGATGAAGAGAATGTTTCAATTATTTCTATAGTGGGGATTGGCGGGTTAGGGAAAACCACACTTGCTCAATTTGTATACAATGACAAGAACATCAAAGAacattttgaactaaaaatgtGGATATGTATCTCTAATGTCTTTGATGTAAAAatgattattcaaaaaataatatcagCTACTGGTATGGAACCTGTAGACCATAGCATGGATAAATTACAAGATCAGCTTcgtaaaataattaatcaaaagaagTACTTACTTGTCTTGGATGATGTGTGGAATGAGAATCCTCACAAATGGGATAATTTGAAAGATCTTTTAGTGGGTGGCGCTAAGGGAAGTAAAATTGTAATAACTACACGTGCGAGATTGGTAGCAGAGATTACATGCCCAGCTTCAATATACATTCTTAAAGGTCTCGATGAAGAACAGTCTTGGTTGTTATTAAAGCAAATAGCATTTAGAAGAGGGCAAGGGACCAATAATCCTAGACTAGAAGAAATTGGAAAGGAAATTGTGCGCAAATGTCAAGGGGTACCCCTTGCCATAAAGTCTATAGGAAATGTATTGCGCTTGGAAAAAACAGAGCATAAATGGTCATATGTCAAGAATAATATACTAGAAATTGCATCTCAACaagaaaatgacatttttccaaTTCTAAAGTTGAGTTATGATCATCTTCCATCacatttaaaaagttgttttgCCTTTTGTTCCTTGTTTCCTAAAGATTATGAGATCGATAAGATGACACTCGTACAACTATGGATAGCGCAAGGTTTTATCCGACCATCAAACAAAAACCAAGAATTAGAAGATGTTGCAGATGAGTACTTCAAGGATTTGCTTTGGAGGTCCTTCTTTGAAGAAGTGACTGTATTTGGAAAATTAAAGTACAAGATGCATGATTTAATTCATGATCTTGCACAATTAGTTGCAGGGGCAGAGTGCACAATAATTTCTTTGCATGGAAACAATTTTGATGAAAAAACTTTTCATGTGTCACTTCCATTTTATATTGACTCATCTTTTATTGAAACTTCAGGTTTGCTAGTTAGAGCAGAGAAGTTACGTACATGTCTTCTAACATTTGAACAGGGGAGACTAGACGAATCAAAGTTGAATGAACTTATTTTGAGTTGTAGAAGATTGCGTGTATTGGGTTTATGTGGAGTGCATATTGAGAGAGTGTCAGATTCTATTGAAAAGTTAATACATCTTACTTACcttgatttttctaaaaatcatGGTATTGAAACTCTCCCTAATGCTATTTCTAGACTTTGGAAATTGCAAACACTAAAAGTCAATGATTGTCAAAATCTTAGAGAATTACCTAGAGACATTAGATTTTTGGATGGCCTCAGGCATCTTGAGAATAGCAATTGTAGGCGTTTGAGTCATATGCCTAATGGATTAGGGCAAATGACATGCCTTCAAACATTATCATTATTTGTTGTGAGAGATAACCAAGCTTCTTCCTCTGGACCCATTAGTAGTGGGCTAGACGAATTGAATTCGCTAAACTCCCTGAAAGGAGAACTACAGATCTCAAATTTGAGATATTTGGAAGATGTTTATTCAGAACCCAGTGCTGCCAATTTAAGGGCAAAACAATATCTTGAACGGTTGACATTATTATGGCATGCAAGTcgtctttatttttgttctgaCGATGACAATGATAGTGATGAGAAGTTATTAGAAGGCCTCCAACCACACCAAAACCTTAAATTTTTGTCTGTGAGAGGGTATGGGGGTGTGAGATTTTCAAGTTGGCTTTCTTTGCTCACAAATCTTGTTGATTTATCTATAGCTGGTTGTAAGAGATGTCAACAACTTCCACGATTGTCTCAACTCCACTCTCTGGAACGTCTATCGCTTGAATATATGGAAGTTTTGGAGTACATATCAGATGGTGATATAAATGAGGAGGTTCCTACTTCATCCTTCTTCCCATCGCTGAAGtcaatttatattttccattgCCCTAATCTGAAGGGATGGTGGAGGAGCACATCAACAACAGATCACCGACAACATCCGCATCACCAGTCACTGCCTTCATTCCATCATCTTTCTGTTTTAAATATTCAGTTTTGCCCTAATCTAACTTCCCTGCCTCCATTTCCGTATCTTGAAGAACGTCTATATTTGTGTCAAGTCAGTTTGAAAGCTTTACAACCGACAATAGCGATGACTTCTTCGCTTCCTTCTTCCTCCTCTTTCCTGTCCTCTCCTTTCTCCAAATTAAAGTCTCTGAGTTTAAGTTCTATAAAGGATACAGAGGCTCTTCCAGATGATTGGATGTCAAACCTGAGTTCTCTCAAGCACCTATATATACAAGGAGGCCCTAAGCTGAAATCTCTATCTCTAGCCGTGCCCCATCTCACCTCACTCGAGAGCTTGGAGATTCTTGATTGTGAGCTGTTTGATTCGATTAGTGACATGGGTGATGATGGCACCGAATGGCAGCATCTTAAATGCCTCAGTTCTCTGCGTTACGGAAGCGTTCCGAATTTGAAGTCTATTCCTTCCGGACTTCAACACGTTACTGCGCTGCGAAGGCTTGAGATTTCTGGTTGTCCCAATTTGACGATTTTCCCAGAGCTCACCTCAGTTGTATACCTTCGAATTTCATACAGCCCCAACCTAACATCAATTCCCGATGGGATTAGTAATCTCACGTCCCTCGAAGAACTTTGCATTTTCAATTGTCCAAATCTCAAATCACTTCCTGATGAGATGGTTTCTCTCATGTCTTTACAAAAGCTATCAATTGCACATTGTCCTGACTTAGCAGAAAGATGTGAAAAGGGAATTGGGGAAGATTGGTTCAAAATCGCTCACGTCCCTGTTTTGAAAATTCGGAATCGGTGA